A genomic stretch from Apis cerana isolate GH-2021 linkage group LG9, AcerK_1.0, whole genome shotgun sequence includes:
- the LOC108001752 gene encoding hemicentin-2-like isoform X5, protein MDVVSPNEEDVNRTRWYRSERAYQTIADMALRWQARLSIAAILFMCTEDTLSLGDRTMDTMDRHGGQGRPRNQMLDPPSNMKLKVEPTFDYSQNTNVTALIGKTAYLTCRVRNLGDKSVSWVRHRDIHILTAGAYTYTSDQRFQALHRQNTGQNSEWSEWTLCIKWAQERDQGLYECQISTIPVKSHQFRLNVVIPTATILGGPDLYVGAGSTINLTCAIHFSSEPPAYIFWYYNEHVLSYDSPRGGVSVITEKGGDVTTSWLLIQTAQPSDSGEYSCKPSNANTASIKVHVLNEKANETNERESRGRRKPACTIVLVLTSFARSRHANGSRVPVASKVGLTRAINDGYTTAILSNCKPTNQACSELLFAVCDRYHERTRPSLQRSF, encoded by the exons ATGGACGTGGTGTCGCCTAACGAAGAGGATGTGAATCGCACACGGTGGTATCGAAGTGAACGCGCTTATCAAACAATCGCGGACATGGCTTTGAGGTGGCAGGCGAGGCTGTCCATTGCTGCCATACTCTTCATGTGCACGGAAG ATACGCTGAGCTTAGGAGATCGCACGATGGACACCATGGATCGACACGGTGGTCAGGGTAGGCCGCGGAACCAGATGCTCGATCCACCATCCAACATGAAACTGAAGGTGGAGCCTACGTTCGACTACTCGCAGAACACGAACGTGACAGCGCTGATAGGGAAGACCGCTTATCTCACGTGTAGGGTTCGCAACTTGGGCGACAAAAGC GTATCCTGGGTGAGGCACAGAGATATTCACATTTTAACGGCGGGGGCGTACACCTACACGAGCGATCAGCGATTCCAAGCGCTTCACAGACAAAATACAGGCCAAAATAGCGAGTGGTCTGAATGGACTCTTTGCATAAAATGGGCGCAGGAGAGAGACCAAGGACTCTACGAATGTCAGATCTCCACCATCCCCGTCAAGTCGCATCAGTTCCGCTTGAACGTTGTCA TACCGACAGCGACGATACTCGGAGGGCCGGATCTGTACGTTGGCGCGGGAAGCACGATAAATTTGACGTGCGCCATACACTTCAGCTCGGAGCCACCAGCTTACATCTTTTGGTACTACAACGAGCATGTTTTGAGCTACGACAGTCCCAGGGGCGGTGTCTCGGTGATAACCGAGAAGGGTGGCGACGTCACCACGTCTTGGCTCCTTATTCAGACGGCACAGCCCTCCGACTCCGGGGAGTACAGCTGCAAACCGAGCAACGCCAATACGGCGTCCATCAAAGTTCATGTCCTAAATG aaaaggcgaacgaaacgaacgaacggGAGAGCCGAGGGAGAAGGAAACCTGCGTGTACGATCGTGCTCGTATTGACCAGCTTTGCGAGAAGCCGACATGCAAACGGGTCGCGCGTACCCGTAGCTTCTAAGGTAGGTTTAACACGAGCCATCAACGATGGATACACGACCGCCATCCTGTCTAACTGTAAACCAACGAATCAAGCTTGCTCGGAGTTGCTATTCGCTGTTTGCGATAGATACCACGAGAGAACGCGACCGAG
- the LOC108001752 gene encoding hemicentin-2-like isoform X6, with the protein MDVVSPNEEDVNRTRWYRSERAYQTIADMALRWQARLSIAAILFMCTEDTLSLGDRTMDTMDRHGGQGRPRNQMLDPPSNMKLKVEPTFDYSQNTNVTALIGKTAYLTCRVRNLGDKSVSWVRHRDIHILTAGAYTYTSDQRFQALHRQNTGQNSEWSEWTLCIKWAQERDQGLYECQISTIPVKSHQFRLNVVIPTATILGGPDLYVGAGSTINLTCAIHFSSEPPAYIFWYYNEHVLSYDSPRGGVSVITEKGGDVTTSWLLIQTAQPSDSGEYSCKPSNANTASIKVHVLNEKANETNERESRGRRKPACTIVLVLTSFARSRHANGSRVPVASKVGLTRAINDGYTTAILSNCKPTNQACSELLFAVCDRYHERTRPRQRRCR; encoded by the exons ATGGACGTGGTGTCGCCTAACGAAGAGGATGTGAATCGCACACGGTGGTATCGAAGTGAACGCGCTTATCAAACAATCGCGGACATGGCTTTGAGGTGGCAGGCGAGGCTGTCCATTGCTGCCATACTCTTCATGTGCACGGAAG ATACGCTGAGCTTAGGAGATCGCACGATGGACACCATGGATCGACACGGTGGTCAGGGTAGGCCGCGGAACCAGATGCTCGATCCACCATCCAACATGAAACTGAAGGTGGAGCCTACGTTCGACTACTCGCAGAACACGAACGTGACAGCGCTGATAGGGAAGACCGCTTATCTCACGTGTAGGGTTCGCAACTTGGGCGACAAAAGC GTATCCTGGGTGAGGCACAGAGATATTCACATTTTAACGGCGGGGGCGTACACCTACACGAGCGATCAGCGATTCCAAGCGCTTCACAGACAAAATACAGGCCAAAATAGCGAGTGGTCTGAATGGACTCTTTGCATAAAATGGGCGCAGGAGAGAGACCAAGGACTCTACGAATGTCAGATCTCCACCATCCCCGTCAAGTCGCATCAGTTCCGCTTGAACGTTGTCA TACCGACAGCGACGATACTCGGAGGGCCGGATCTGTACGTTGGCGCGGGAAGCACGATAAATTTGACGTGCGCCATACACTTCAGCTCGGAGCCACCAGCTTACATCTTTTGGTACTACAACGAGCATGTTTTGAGCTACGACAGTCCCAGGGGCGGTGTCTCGGTGATAACCGAGAAGGGTGGCGACGTCACCACGTCTTGGCTCCTTATTCAGACGGCACAGCCCTCCGACTCCGGGGAGTACAGCTGCAAACCGAGCAACGCCAATACGGCGTCCATCAAAGTTCATGTCCTAAATG aaaaggcgaacgaaacgaacgaacggGAGAGCCGAGGGAGAAGGAAACCTGCGTGTACGATCGTGCTCGTATTGACCAGCTTTGCGAGAAGCCGACATGCAAACGGGTCGCGCGTACCCGTAGCTTCTAAGGTAGGTTTAACACGAGCCATCAACGATGGATACACGACCGCCATCCTGTCTAACTGTAAACCAACGAATCAAGCTTGCTCGGAGTTGCTATTCGCTGTTTGCGATAGATACCACGAGAGAACGCGACCGAG